Genomic DNA from Mycobacteriales bacterium:
GCCGGCGAGCCGACCGACCGCGACCGGAGCCGGCCGAGCAGGTCGACCCCCTCGATCGCAGGCAGGCCCCGGTCGATCACCATCACGTCGAACGGGCGGGTCAGGCCGAGGTGCAGGCCGCGCTGACCGTCGGATGCCACCGTGACGGCGTAGCCCTCGTCGGAGAGCAGTCGCTCGAGCATCGCCAGCAACGCCTGGTCGTCCTCGACCAGCAGCAGGGTACGGGTGTCGGCTCCGGCCATGGCCCACAGCCTGACACGCGGACCGTGGCGGCCCGGATCCGTGGGTTGTCCCGACTCAAAGACCTTTCTCAGGTTCAGGACGCACTCTGATGCCATGACCGCCTACCCGGGGGCCCGGCGCCGGGCCTTCGCACGCCGTCCGGCGCTGCCCGTGGCGACCCTGGTGCTGTCGGCGATCGCCGTCGGCGCGGGGCTGGTGGTGCTGCTGTGGCTGCACGACACCCCGGGAACGCTGCACAGTTTCGGTGACTACCTCACCAACGCCGGCCGGATCACCGGCCTGCTGGCCGGCTACGCCGTGGTCGTCCAGGTGTTGCTGATGGCCCGGCTGCCGTTGCTCGAGCGCGGTGTCGGTGCCGACCGGTTGGCCCGCTGGCACGCGTTCGGCGGCCGCTACACGGTGTCGCTGATCGTGGCGCACACCGTGCTGATCGTCTGGGGCTACGCGGTCATCGCGCACGCCTCGCCGATCGGTGAGTCGATCACCTTGCTGCGCAGCTACCCGGACGTGCTGATGGCCACGGTCGGCGCCGGCCTCTTCATCGGCGTCGGCGTCGTCTCCGCACGGGCCGTCCGCACCCGGATGCGCTACGAAACCTGGTACTACCTGCACTTCTACACCTACCTGGCGATCGCGCTGGCCTTCGCGCATCAGTTCGCGACCGGCGCCGATTTCATGACCAACGCCCCGGCCCGCCTGCTCTGGATCCTGCTGTACGCCGGGACCGCTGCGCTGCTGCTCTGGTTCCGGGTCGCGGCGCCGGTGCGGGCCGCGGTGCGGCACCGGATGCGGGTGCACTCGGTGGTTCCGGCCGGCCCCGGCGTCGTTTCGGTGGTGGTGTCCGGCCGGCACCTCGATGAACTCCGCGCCGAGTCCGGGCAGTTCTTCCGGTGGCGGTTCCTCACGAGGGACGGCTGGTGGCAATCGCACCCCTACTCGCTCTCGGCGGCCCCGCACGCGCGGTTCCTGCGGATCACGATCAAGTCGCTCGGCGACCACACCCGCGGCATGGCGCTGGTGGTCCCCGGCACCCGGGTCGTCGCCGAGGGTCCGTACGGAGCGTTCACCGCCGCCCGCCGTACCCGCCGCCAGGTCCTCCTGCTGGCCGGCGGCATCGGGATCACGCCGTTGCGGGCGCTCTTCGAGACGATGCCGGCCGAGCCCGGCGACCTCACCCTGCTCTACCGCGCCAACGCCGCCCAGGACCTCGTCTTCCGCGACGAGCTCGAGGCGATCGCGCGGGAACGCGGCGCCCGGCTGCACTACCTCCTCGGACCGCCGGGCGGCCCGACCGATCCGCTGCTGCCGCAGCGGCTGATCAGCGTCGTCCCCGACCTCGCCCGGCACGACGTCTACCTGTGCGGGCCGGCACCGATGGTGGTCGCGGCGACGTCCTCGCTGCGGCGGGCCCGGGTGCCGCGCCGGCACATTCACCACGAGTCGTTCGACCTGTAGGGGGAGGACCGATGAGACGTGCTGCCCTTACGTTGTTGGCGACCGTGATCGGCCTGGTGCTGCTGCTGAGCTTCAAGGCCGCTCCCCGCGGCAATACCGCTCGGCCGGCCGCGATTGCGCCCGCGACGACCGGACCCTCGGAGTCGCAGAAGGCCACTCCGTCTCCGACAGCCCGGTCGACGGGGACCCGCACATATGACGGCACGACCGTCAACACGCCGTACGGCCCGGTGCAGGTGCGGATCACGAAGGCCAACGGAAAGCTGACCGACGTCACGACACTGCAACTGCCGAACGCCGACCCGCAGTCGCAGCAGATCGCGTCGTACGCCGCCCCGTTGCTGCGCA
This window encodes:
- a CDS encoding response regulator, which codes for MAGADTRTLLLVEDDQALLAMLERLLSDEGYAVTVASDGQRGLHLGLTRPFDVMVIDRGLPAIEGVDLLGRLRSRSVGSPA
- a CDS encoding ferric reductase-like transmembrane domain-containing protein, which encodes MTAYPGARRRAFARRPALPVATLVLSAIAVGAGLVVLLWLHDTPGTLHSFGDYLTNAGRITGLLAGYAVVVQVLLMARLPLLERGVGADRLARWHAFGGRYTVSLIVAHTVLIVWGYAVIAHASPIGESITLLRSYPDVLMATVGAGLFIGVGVVSARAVRTRMRYETWYYLHFYTYLAIALAFAHQFATGADFMTNAPARLLWILLYAGTAALLLWFRVAAPVRAAVRHRMRVHSVVPAGPGVVSVVVSGRHLDELRAESGQFFRWRFLTRDGWWQSHPYSLSAAPHARFLRITIKSLGDHTRGMALVVPGTRVVAEGPYGAFTAARRTRRQVLLLAGGIGITPLRALFETMPAEPGDLTLLYRANAAQDLVFRDELEAIARERGARLHYLLGPPGGPTDPLLPQRLISVVPDLARHDVYLCGPAPMVVAATSSLRRARVPRRHIHHESFDL
- a CDS encoding FMN-binding protein; this translates as MRRAALTLLATVIGLVLLLSFKAAPRGNTARPAAIAPATTGPSESQKATPSPTARSTGTRTYDGTTVNTPYGPVQVRITKANGKLTDVTTLQLPNADPQSQQIASYAAPLLRSEALKAGSAKIDIISGATYDSQGYAQSLQAALDAGNG